The genomic DNA ACGGTAAGAGCCAGTTCTCAATACATAACAACAAATTTACCAGTATATCCCGTCACAATTGGATAATATCAAATGTTGAGACCTGACACCTATGTTTTTGTTTCCCCTCCTTCTCTGCGCCTTTGCGTCTCTGCGCGAGAATATCTCTTTGTCCCTATTCAAAGTTGTTAAAAGTTCTAAATCCTTCGATTTTACACAACTGGTCCCGCTGGACTTCCTGCAGGTCTTCCCGGACCATAACCTTAACCAGCTCATCAAAAGAGATTTCCGGCTGCCAGCCAAGCCTGGTTTTGGCCTTGCCGGGATCACCCAAAAGAAATTCAACTTCAGTGGGACGGAAATAACAGGGATCTATTTCCACCAGGGAATTAAAATAAACCCGTCCCCTTTTTCATCAGGTCAATA from Pseudomonadota bacterium includes the following:
- a CDS encoding GDP-mannose 4,6-dehydratase: MEIDPCYFRPTEVEFLLGDPGKAKTRLGWQPEISFDELVKVMVREDLQEVQRDQLCKIEGFRTFNNFE